One Mycobacterium kubicae genomic window carries:
- the glpR gene encoding gephyrin-like molybdotransferase receptor GlpR → MPSIPQSLLWISLVVLWLFVLVPMLISKREAVRRTSDVALATRVLNGEAGARLLKRSRPAAGHRSDPDWQPDEEWERDEPVDGAYADADEDHENAEADTDAVPAARPVVMAMAKVDKATEADEPDYLDVDVIEDAGALPAGASARAAEPALLAVQDTEADGETDAEPVTEVEPELADDEYEYVEDDSGLEPGEDEDDEPVRYATGVNRRKRFDSKKAAAISARKYAYRKKVLLAMAVVLIGSAVTAFEVTPLAWWLCGAATTVTVLYLAYLRRQTRIEEKVRRRRMHRMARAQLGVENAHDHEYDVVPSRLRRPGAVVLEIDDEDPIFEHLDDAASMRNYGWSRDLARAVGQ, encoded by the coding sequence ATGCCAAGCATCCCGCAGTCATTGTTATGGATCTCGCTCGTGGTGCTCTGGCTGTTCGTGCTGGTGCCCATGCTGATCAGCAAACGAGAAGCGGTCCGGCGCACCAGCGATGTGGCGTTGGCGACCCGGGTTCTCAACGGGGAAGCCGGGGCCCGCCTGCTCAAGCGCAGTCGTCCCGCGGCCGGTCATCGCAGCGACCCGGACTGGCAGCCCGACGAGGAGTGGGAGCGCGACGAACCGGTCGACGGTGCCTACGCCGACGCGGACGAAGACCACGAGAACGCCGAGGCGGACACCGACGCGGTGCCGGCCGCCCGTCCCGTGGTCATGGCAATGGCCAAGGTGGACAAGGCGACTGAAGCTGACGAACCCGATTATCTGGACGTCGACGTCATCGAAGACGCCGGTGCGCTGCCTGCTGGGGCCAGTGCCCGGGCCGCCGAGCCCGCGCTGCTCGCCGTCCAGGACACAGAGGCCGACGGCGAGACCGACGCCGAGCCCGTCACCGAGGTTGAGCCCGAGCTCGCCGACGACGAATATGAGTACGTCGAGGACGACTCCGGGCTGGAGCCCGGCGAAGACGAAGACGACGAGCCCGTGCGCTACGCCACCGGGGTCAACCGGCGCAAACGTTTCGACAGCAAGAAGGCGGCGGCAATCAGCGCCCGCAAATACGCCTACCGCAAGAAGGTGCTGTTGGCGATGGCGGTCGTCCTGATCGGCTCGGCTGTCACCGCGTTCGAAGTGACGCCGCTGGCCTGGTGGCTGTGCGGGGCCGCCACCACGGTGACGGTGCTCTACCTGGCGTACCTGCGCCGGCAGACCCGGATCGAGGAGAAGGTGCGTCGGCGCCGGATGCATCGCATGGCGCGGGCGCAGCTGGGCGTGGAGAACGCCCACGACCACGAGTACGACGTGGTGCCGTCGCGGTTGCGGCGGCCGGGCGCGGTGGTGCTGGAGATCGACGACGAGGACCCCATCTTCGAGCACCTCGACGACGCGGCGTCGATGCGCAACTACGGGTGGTCACGCGACTTGGCGCGCGCTGTGGGTCAGTAG
- a CDS encoding GNAT family N-acetyltransferase, whose product MNLLRSNARHPGWPMSVGSLRVAAGVVRLRAVRMRDGTQWSRIRLADRKHLEPWEPSTDGDWTMRHSVAAWPALCSGLRSEARKGRMLPYVIELNGQFCGQLTIGNVVHGALRSAWIGYWVPSSATGRGVATAALALGLDHCFGPVMLHRVEATVRPENKASRAVLAKVGFREEGLLRRYLEVDKAWRDHLLVALTVEEVYGSVASTLVRAGRARWP is encoded by the coding sequence TTGAACCTGCTGCGCTCCAATGCCCGCCATCCGGGCTGGCCGATGAGTGTCGGGTCGCTGCGAGTGGCGGCCGGGGTGGTGCGCCTGCGTGCGGTGCGGATGCGCGACGGCACGCAGTGGAGCCGGATCCGGCTGGCCGACCGCAAGCACCTGGAGCCCTGGGAGCCCAGCACCGACGGTGACTGGACGATGCGCCACTCGGTGGCCGCCTGGCCGGCGCTGTGTTCGGGGTTGCGGTCCGAAGCGCGCAAGGGCCGCATGCTGCCGTATGTCATCGAGCTCAACGGACAGTTCTGCGGCCAGTTGACCATCGGCAACGTCGTGCACGGGGCGCTGCGCTCGGCATGGATCGGCTATTGGGTGCCCAGTTCGGCCACCGGCCGCGGGGTGGCGACCGCGGCCTTGGCGTTGGGGCTGGACCACTGCTTCGGTCCGGTCATGCTGCATCGCGTCGAGGCGACCGTGCGACCGGAGAACAAGGCCAGCCGCGCGGTGCTGGCAAAGGTCGGCTTCCGCGAAGAGGGGCTGCTGCGCCGCTACCTCGAGGTCGACAAGGCCTGGCGCGACCACCTGTTGGTGGCCCTGACGGTCGAAGAGGTCTACGGGTCGGTGGCCTCGACGCTGGTCCGCGCGGGGCGCGCGCGCTGGCCGTGA
- the glp gene encoding gephyrin-like molybdotransferase Glp has translation MRSVEEQQARISAAAVAPRPIRVAIAEAQGLLCAEEVVTERPLPGFDQAAIDGYAVRSVDVLGVGDHNGAEVFGDESAFEGRDVVTLPVMGTIDAGARTPSRLQPRQAARVQTGAPLPTLADAVLPLRWTDGGMNRVRILRGAPSGAYVRRVGDDVQPGDVAVRAGTIIGAAQVGLLAAVGRERVLVHPRPRLSVMAVGGELVDISRTPGNGQVYDVNSYALAAAGRDAGAEVNRVGIVPNNPTELGEIVEGQLNRAEVVVIAGGVGGAAAEAVRSVLSELGDMEVVRVAMHPGSVQGFGQLGRDRVPTFLLPANPVSALVVFEVMVRPLIRLALGKRQPMRRIVQARTLSPITSVAGRKGYLRGQLMRDQESGEYLVQALGGAPGASSHLLATLAEANCLVVIPSGAEQIRTGEIVDVAFLAQHG, from the coding sequence GTGCGTTCTGTGGAGGAACAGCAAGCCCGGATATCGGCAGCCGCGGTAGCCCCGAGGCCGATACGTGTTGCCATCGCCGAGGCGCAGGGATTGCTGTGCGCCGAAGAGGTGGTGACCGAGCGTCCGCTGCCCGGTTTCGACCAGGCCGCCATCGACGGCTACGCGGTGCGCAGCGTCGATGTCCTCGGGGTCGGTGACCACAACGGCGCCGAGGTGTTCGGTGACGAGAGCGCCTTCGAGGGCCGTGACGTGGTCACCCTTCCGGTCATGGGCACCATCGACGCCGGTGCCCGCACCCCCAGCAGGCTGCAGCCACGCCAGGCCGCCCGCGTCCAGACCGGCGCCCCGCTGCCGACGCTGGCCGATGCAGTGCTGCCGTTGCGCTGGACCGACGGCGGCATGAACCGGGTGCGGATTCTGCGCGGCGCGCCCTCGGGCGCCTATGTGCGGCGCGTCGGTGACGACGTGCAGCCCGGTGACGTCGCGGTGCGCGCCGGCACCATCATCGGCGCCGCCCAGGTCGGGCTGCTGGCGGCGGTGGGCCGGGAACGGGTTTTGGTGCATCCGCGGCCGCGGCTGTCGGTGATGGCCGTCGGCGGTGAACTGGTCGACATCTCGCGCACCCCCGGCAACGGGCAGGTCTACGACGTCAACTCCTACGCCCTGGCCGCCGCGGGCCGCGATGCGGGCGCCGAGGTGAACCGGGTCGGCATCGTGCCGAACAACCCCACGGAGCTCGGCGAGATCGTGGAAGGTCAGCTGAACCGGGCCGAGGTGGTGGTGATCGCCGGTGGGGTCGGCGGGGCCGCGGCCGAGGCGGTGCGGTCGGTGCTCTCCGAGCTGGGCGACATGGAGGTGGTGCGCGTCGCCATGCACCCCGGGTCCGTGCAGGGGTTCGGGCAGCTGGGCCGCGACCGGGTTCCGACGTTTCTGTTGCCCGCCAATCCGGTGAGCGCGCTGGTGGTGTTCGAGGTCATGGTGCGGCCGTTGATCCGGCTGGCGCTGGGTAAGCGACAGCCGATGCGCCGAATCGTGCAGGCCCGCACGCTGTCGCCGATCACCTCGGTGGCCGGGCGCAAGGGCTATCTGCGCGGTCAGCTGATGCGCGATCAGGAAAGCGGCGAGTACCTGGTGCAGGCGCTCGGGGGAGCGCCCGGGGCGTCGTCGCATCTGCTGGCCACCCTCGCCGAGGCGAACTGTCTGGTGGTCATTCCCAGTGGAGCCGAGCAGATCCGCACCGGTGAAATCGTCGACGTGGCCTTCCTGGCTCAGCACGGTTGA
- a CDS encoding UTP--glucose-1-phosphate uridylyltransferase: MSRPLVPIPRTAIVPAAGLGTRFLPATKTVPKELLPVVDTPGIELVAAEAASAGAERLVIVTSEGKDGVVAHFVEDLVLEGTLEARGKKAMLAKVRRAPELIKVESVVQAEPLGLGHAIGCVEPTLSDDEDAVSVLLPDDLVLPTGVLETMSRVRASLGGSVLCAIEVTPEEISAYGVFDVEPVPDTDIPDVLKVNGMVEKPKPEDAPSLFAAAGRYVLDRAIFNALRRIDRGAGGEVQLTDAIALLISEGHPVHVVVHRGSRHDLGNPGGYLKAAVDFALDRDDYGPELRRWLVARLGLTER; encoded by the coding sequence ATGTCGCGGCCCCTAGTTCCCATCCCTCGCACGGCGATCGTCCCCGCCGCGGGGCTGGGTACGCGCTTCCTGCCCGCGACCAAAACGGTGCCCAAAGAGCTGCTGCCCGTCGTTGACACTCCGGGCATTGAACTGGTCGCCGCCGAAGCGGCCAGCGCCGGCGCCGAACGCCTGGTGATCGTCACCTCCGAAGGCAAGGACGGCGTCGTCGCGCACTTCGTCGAAGACCTGGTCCTCGAGGGCACGCTGGAGGCGCGGGGCAAGAAGGCGATGCTGGCCAAGGTGCGCCGCGCCCCGGAGCTGATCAAGGTCGAGTCGGTGGTGCAGGCCGAGCCGCTGGGCCTCGGACATGCGATCGGCTGTGTCGAGCCCACCCTGTCCGACGACGAGGACGCCGTGTCGGTGTTGCTGCCCGACGACCTGGTCCTGCCGACCGGAGTACTGGAGACGATGTCGCGGGTGCGGGCGAGCCTGGGTGGGTCGGTGCTGTGCGCCATCGAGGTCACGCCGGAAGAGATCAGCGCTTACGGCGTCTTCGACGTCGAGCCGGTCCCCGACACTGACATTCCCGACGTGCTGAAGGTCAACGGCATGGTCGAGAAACCCAAGCCCGAAGACGCCCCGTCGCTGTTCGCGGCGGCCGGTCGCTACGTCCTGGACCGGGCCATATTCAACGCGTTGCGCCGCATCGACCGCGGCGCCGGCGGGGAAGTGCAGCTGACCGATGCCATCGCGCTGCTGATCTCCGAGGGCCACCCGGTGCATGTCGTCGTACATCGCGGATCCCGACACGACTTGGGAAATCCCGGCGGCTACCTCAAGGCTGCGGTTGACTTTGCATTGGATCGTGACGACTACGGCCCGGAATTGCGGCGGTGGTTGGTGGCGCGATTGGGCCTGACCGAGCGGTAG
- a CDS encoding 5-formyltetrahydrofolate cyclo-ligase, with protein MATTSKSALRETLQAARRRVADDVRAAEASLLCGHLDRLANSGDTVCAYVPVGAEPGSLDMLDVLLQRAGRVLLPVARTGADNTALPLRWGEYQSGRLVTARWGLLEPAQPWLPESALAEANLVLLPALAVDRRGVRLGRGRGFYDRSLTHRNPDAPLVAIVRDEEVVDELPSEPHDVLVSHALTPNRGLIGLLSGE; from the coding sequence GTGGCAACGACGAGCAAGTCCGCATTGCGCGAGACGCTGCAAGCGGCCCGCCGTCGCGTTGCTGACGACGTGCGGGCCGCCGAGGCGTCGCTGCTCTGCGGTCACTTGGATCGGCTGGCCAACAGCGGCGACACCGTCTGCGCCTACGTGCCGGTGGGAGCCGAGCCCGGATCGCTGGACATGCTCGACGTGTTGCTGCAGCGTGCGGGACGGGTGCTGTTGCCGGTAGCCCGCACCGGAGCGGACAACACCGCGTTGCCGTTGCGGTGGGGCGAGTACCAAAGCGGCCGGCTGGTCACCGCGCGCTGGGGACTCCTGGAGCCGGCGCAGCCCTGGCTGCCGGAGTCGGCCCTTGCCGAGGCGAACCTGGTGCTGCTGCCCGCGCTCGCGGTCGACCGCCGCGGCGTGCGCCTGGGCCGAGGCCGCGGCTTCTACGACCGCTCTCTGACGCACCGCAATCCGGACGCGCCTCTGGTGGCGATCGTGCGCGATGAGGAAGTGGTGGACGAACTGCCGTCGGAACCGCACGATGTACTGGTATCCCATGCGCTCACACCGAACCGTGGACTTATTGGGCTGCTGAGCGGGGAATGA
- a CDS encoding IS481 family transposase: MVHANAVLTPRGRLMLARRVVDEGWPIVRAAEHFHVSWPTAKRWAVRYAAMGEAGMTDRSSRPHHSPNRTPPPVVRRIVELRWRHRLSPLAIASRLSMPASTVHAVLVRCRLNRLSYIDLRTGEVIRRYEHDRPGALLHVDVKKLGNIPDGGGWRFVGRAQGWQNRRSMPDTKRSRYRNELMGHGFVHTVIDDHSRVAYAEIHDDETAATAIAVLRRAVGWFAVRGVTVQRVLSDNGSCYRSHAWRHACAELHIVPKRTRPYRPQTNGKIERFHRTMTAEWAFARHYPNERTRRSALPAWLHTYNHHRQHSAIGKTPPITRLTNLPEQYN; encoded by the coding sequence GTGGTCCACGCTAACGCTGTTTTGACGCCTCGGGGTCGGTTGATGCTGGCTCGTCGTGTCGTTGATGAGGGATGGCCGATCGTGCGGGCCGCTGAACATTTCCATGTGTCGTGGCCGACCGCTAAACGTTGGGCGGTGCGGTATGCGGCGATGGGCGAGGCCGGGATGACCGATCGCTCTAGCCGACCCCATCACAGCCCTAACCGCACACCGCCGCCGGTCGTGCGCCGCATCGTGGAGCTGCGGTGGCGACATCGCCTCTCACCGCTGGCGATCGCGTCGCGGTTGTCGATGCCGGCCTCCACAGTGCACGCCGTTCTGGTGCGGTGCCGACTGAATCGCCTGTCGTACATCGATCTTCGCACTGGAGAGGTCATTCGTCGCTATGAACACGATCGCCCCGGTGCGCTCCTCCACGTCGATGTGAAGAAATTGGGCAACATCCCCGACGGCGGCGGCTGGCGATTTGTGGGACGAGCGCAAGGATGGCAGAACCGACGTTCGATGCCCGACACCAAACGCAGTCGTTACCGCAACGAATTGATGGGGCATGGCTTCGTGCACACCGTAATCGATGACCACTCGCGGGTGGCCTACGCCGAAATCCACGACGACGAAACTGCGGCCACCGCGATCGCGGTGTTGCGCCGCGCTGTGGGCTGGTTCGCCGTGCGCGGAGTGACGGTGCAACGTGTGCTCTCCGACAATGGCTCGTGCTACCGCTCCCATGCCTGGCGCCACGCCTGTGCTGAGCTGCACATCGTGCCTAAACGGACCCGCCCCTACCGGCCTCAGACCAACGGCAAAATCGAGCGCTTTCACCGCACCATGACCGCCGAATGGGCCTTCGCCCGTCACTACCCCAACGAACGCACCCGCCGCTCAGCTCTACCGGCGTGGCTACACACCTACAATCACCACCGGCAACACTCCGCAATCGGCAAGACCCCACCCATCACACGGTTGACCAACCTGCCTGAGCAGTACAACTGA
- a CDS encoding FmdB family zinc ribbon protein, whose product MPTYSYQCTECGDRFDIVQAFTDDALTTCEKCSGRLRKLFNSVGVVFKGSGFYRTDSREAAKKETTPANGSASSDSGSSNGSSEKSDKKSTSSEKSSATSSTPSSTPSKTPAAS is encoded by the coding sequence GTGCCGACTTACAGCTACCAGTGCACGGAGTGCGGCGACCGCTTCGACATTGTGCAGGCCTTCACCGACGATGCGTTGACCACGTGCGAGAAGTGCTCCGGTCGGCTGCGCAAGCTGTTCAACTCGGTCGGCGTCGTGTTTAAGGGCAGCGGCTTCTACCGCACCGACAGCCGCGAGGCAGCCAAGAAAGAGACGACGCCGGCCAACGGTTCGGCGAGCAGCGACTCCGGGTCCAGCAACGGGTCGAGCGAGAAGTCCGACAAGAAGTCGACGTCGAGCGAAAAATCCAGCGCCACCTCCTCCACCCCGTCTTCCACACCGTCCAAGACGCCCGCCGCCAGCTAG
- a CDS encoding SAF domain-containing protein — protein sequence MGESLNPTLLSRLATALRPDWTRTVLARRIAAGGLVVLAGVAGLRSDPDDDRADVVVAARDLSPGTALSAEDVKLEKRLPATLPDGSRTDVGMVVGATLASPTRRGEVLTDVRLLSSRLAEAAVGAGARIVPLHLADDALIDLVRVGDVVDVLAAPSSDAQPGGQAVAKVIATDAVVILVSAKQKASAADAERVILVALPARVANTVAGSALGQAVTLTLH from the coding sequence GTGGGCGAATCGCTCAACCCGACACTGCTCAGCCGGCTAGCTACGGCACTGCGCCCGGACTGGACGCGTACCGTGCTGGCCCGGCGGATAGCCGCGGGCGGGCTGGTCGTGCTGGCCGGCGTGGCGGGGCTGCGCTCGGATCCCGACGACGACCGCGCCGACGTGGTGGTGGCCGCGCGGGACCTCAGCCCCGGCACGGCGTTGAGCGCCGAGGATGTGAAACTGGAAAAGCGTTTGCCTGCAACGCTTCCCGACGGGTCACGGACCGACGTAGGCATGGTCGTCGGCGCGACGTTGGCCAGCCCGACGCGCCGCGGTGAGGTCCTGACCGATGTCCGGTTGTTGAGCAGTCGGCTGGCCGAGGCAGCGGTCGGAGCCGGAGCCCGGATCGTGCCGCTGCATCTGGCCGATGACGCGCTGATCGACCTGGTTCGGGTCGGTGATGTCGTCGACGTGCTGGCCGCCCCGAGCAGCGACGCGCAACCGGGCGGCCAGGCGGTCGCGAAGGTCATCGCGACCGACGCCGTCGTGATCCTGGTGTCGGCCAAACAGAAGGCCTCGGCCGCCGACGCCGAGCGCGTAATCTTGGTTGCGCTGCCGGCCCGCGTGGCGAACACGGTGGCGGGTTCGGCGCTGGGTCAGGCGGTGACCCTCACCTTGCACTGA
- the mscL gene encoding large-conductance mechanosensitive channel protein MscL, producing MLKGFKEFLSRGNIVDLSVAVVIGTAFTALVTQFTDSIIKPLVNRVGVNQHSNVGILKIGIGGGQTIDLNNVLSAAINFILIAAVVYFLVVMPYSRLRKKGEVEQADDAQTVLLTEIRDLLAQTNGDSSGKHEAAETVPVSPPPNYGPRAET from the coding sequence ATGCTCAAAGGGTTCAAAGAGTTTCTCTCGCGGGGCAATATCGTCGACCTGTCGGTCGCCGTGGTCATCGGTACGGCCTTCACCGCACTGGTCACGCAATTCACTGACAGCATCATCAAGCCGTTGGTCAACCGGGTCGGCGTCAACCAGCATTCCAATGTCGGCATCTTGAAGATCGGCATCGGCGGCGGTCAGACCATCGACCTGAACAACGTCTTGTCCGCCGCGATCAACTTCATCCTCATCGCGGCGGTGGTGTACTTCCTGGTCGTCATGCCCTACAGCAGGCTGCGCAAGAAGGGTGAGGTGGAGCAGGCCGACGACGCGCAGACCGTGCTGCTCACCGAAATCCGCGACCTGCTGGCGCAGACCAACGGCGACTCGTCCGGTAAGCACGAGGCCGCGGAAACTGTTCCGGTCAGCCCGCCGCCCAACTACGGTCCCCGCGCGGAGACCTAA
- a CDS encoding MogA/MoaB family molybdenum cofactor biosynthesis protein yields the protein MDQGAELVVGRALVVVVDDRTAHGDEDHSGPLVTELLTEAGFVVDGVVAVEADEVEIRNALNTAVIGGVDLVVSVGGTGVTPRDVTPEATRDILDREILGIAEAIRASGLSAGITDAGLSRGLAGVSGSTLVVNLAGSRYAVRDGMATLNPLAAHIIGQLSSLEI from the coding sequence ATGGATCAGGGTGCGGAGTTGGTAGTCGGCCGGGCACTGGTCGTCGTCGTCGATGACCGCACCGCGCACGGGGACGAGGACCACAGTGGACCGTTGGTCACCGAGTTGCTCACCGAGGCGGGTTTCGTCGTCGACGGTGTGGTCGCGGTCGAGGCCGACGAGGTCGAGATCCGAAACGCGTTGAACACCGCGGTGATTGGCGGGGTCGACTTGGTGGTCTCGGTCGGCGGCACCGGGGTGACTCCCCGCGACGTCACCCCCGAAGCCACCCGCGACATCCTCGACCGGGAGATCCTGGGTATTGCCGAAGCCATCCGCGCCTCGGGGCTATCCGCCGGAATCACCGACGCCGGATTGTCGCGCGGGCTGGCGGGAGTGTCCGGAAGCACGCTGGTGGTGAACCTGGCCGGTTCCCGCTACGCCGTGCGCGACGGCATGGCGACGCTGAACCCGTTGGCCGCCCACATCATCGGGCAGCTGTCCAGCCTCGAGATCTAG
- a CDS encoding S1C family serine protease — translation MTNHPRYSPPPQQPGYSASNQPVPPAYSQGHQNYNQQFDWRYQQPPTQQYRQPFESFSGTGAGPIPGSTGAGPIPGGTGAHPIPGATGPGPIPGMLPPMGPPPQVRQRRSRAGLLTVGALAIAVVSAGIGGAAATVIEMGHQGGVGHGTSVASGGAPSVPAANMPPGSVEQVAAKVVPSVVMLETDLGRQSEEGSGVILSADGLILSNNHVVAAAAKPPAGAPPPKTTVTFFDGRTAPFTVVAADPTSDIAVVKVQGVSGLTPIALGSSSDLRVGQPVLAIGSPLGLAGTVTTGIVSALNRPVSTTGEAGNQNTVLDAIQTDAAINPGNSGGALVNMNGQLIGINSAIATLGADSGDAQSGSIGLGFAIPVDQAKRIADELISTGKASHASLGVQVTTDKGIPGAKVVELVPNGAAANAGVPKGVVVTKVDERPINSADALVAAVRSKAPGDKVALTFLDPAGGSRTVQVTLGKAEQ, via the coding sequence ATGACGAATCACCCGAGGTATTCGCCACCGCCGCAGCAGCCGGGATATTCCGCGTCCAATCAGCCCGTGCCCCCTGCTTACTCCCAGGGGCACCAGAACTACAACCAGCAGTTCGATTGGCGCTACCAACAGCCGCCAACCCAGCAGTACCGCCAGCCCTTCGAGTCGTTCAGTGGTACCGGGGCCGGGCCGATACCCGGTAGCACCGGGGCCGGTCCGATTCCCGGTGGAACCGGTGCACACCCGATCCCCGGCGCAACCGGACCAGGCCCCATTCCCGGCATGCTGCCGCCGATGGGACCGCCCCCGCAGGTTCGTCAAAGGCGGTCGCGGGCAGGCTTGTTGACGGTGGGCGCGCTGGCCATCGCGGTGGTGTCCGCGGGCATCGGTGGCGCGGCGGCGACGGTGATCGAGATGGGTCATCAGGGTGGCGTCGGTCATGGCACGAGCGTCGCGTCGGGCGGCGCGCCGAGCGTTCCGGCGGCCAACATGCCGCCCGGCTCCGTCGAGCAGGTCGCGGCCAAGGTGGTGCCCAGTGTGGTGATGCTGGAAACCGACCTCGGCCGCCAGTCCGAAGAAGGCTCGGGCGTCATCCTCTCGGCCGACGGGCTGATTCTGAGCAACAACCACGTCGTCGCCGCGGCGGCCAAACCGCCGGCCGGCGCGCCGCCGCCCAAGACGACAGTGACCTTCTTCGACGGCCGTACCGCGCCGTTCACCGTCGTTGCGGCCGACCCGACCAGCGATATCGCGGTGGTGAAGGTGCAAGGCGTCTCCGGGCTCACCCCGATCGCGTTGGGCTCGTCATCGGACTTGCGTGTGGGGCAACCGGTGTTGGCGATCGGCTCACCGCTGGGTTTGGCGGGCACCGTGACCACCGGGATCGTCAGCGCGCTCAACCGACCGGTCTCCACGACCGGGGAGGCGGGCAATCAGAACACCGTGCTCGACGCGATCCAGACCGACGCCGCCATCAACCCGGGTAATTCGGGCGGAGCGCTGGTGAACATGAATGGCCAACTGATCGGGATCAACTCGGCCATCGCGACGCTGGGCGCTGACTCCGGGGACGCGCAGAGCGGCTCGATCGGCCTGGGCTTCGCCATTCCGGTCGACCAGGCCAAACGCATCGCCGACGAACTGATCAGCACCGGCAAGGCAAGCCACGCCTCGCTGGGTGTGCAGGTAACGACCGACAAGGGCATCCCGGGTGCCAAGGTGGTCGAACTGGTCCCGAACGGCGCGGCGGCCAACGCCGGTGTGCCCAAGGGTGTTGTGGTCACCAAGGTCGACGAACGGCCAATCAACAGTGCCGACGCCCTGGTCGCAGCCGTGCGATCCAAGGCGCCGGGCGACAAGGTAGCGCTGACCTTCCTGGATCCGGCGGGCGGTAGCCGGACGGTGCAGGTCACGCTAGGTAAGGCGGAGCAGTGA
- a CDS encoding HAMP domain-containing sensor histidine kinase, with the protein MIRLHRRHRAPLRATSSLSLRWRVMLLAMSMVAMVVVLMSVAVYAVISAALYSDIDNQLQSRAQLLIASGSLAADPGKAIEGTAYSDVNAMLVNPGHSIYTANQPGQHLPVGTPEKDVIRGELFMSRRTVSDQRVLAIHLPNGSSLLISKSLRPTEAVMSKLRFVLLMVGGIGVAVAAVAGGMVTRAGLRPVARLTAAAERVARTDDLRPIPVFGSDELARLTESFNLMLRALAESRERQARLVTDAGHELRTPLTSLRTNVELLMASMAPGAPRLPEQEMVDLRADVLAQIEELSTLVGDLVDLTRGDAGAVVHEPVDMAEVVDRSLERVRRRRNDIRFDVEVIPWQVYGDPAMLTRATLNLMDNAAKWSPPGGHVGVRLTQLDHSHAELVVSDHGPGIPAQERRLVFERFYRSTSARAMPGSGLGLAIVKQVVLNHGGSLRVDDTVPGGQPPGTSIYVLLPGRRLPTADYPSTPSETGGAQPGAAPADRTSENADSRGSENVISVDS; encoded by the coding sequence ATGATTCGGCTCCACCGACGACATCGCGCGCCGCTGCGGGCCACGAGCTCGTTGTCGCTGCGGTGGCGGGTGATGCTGCTGGCGATGTCCATGGTGGCGATGGTCGTCGTCCTGATGTCGGTGGCCGTCTACGCGGTGATTTCGGCCGCCTTGTACAGCGACATCGACAACCAGCTGCAAAGCCGCGCCCAATTGCTCATCGCCAGCGGCTCGTTGGCCGCCGACCCGGGCAAAGCCATTGAGGGCACGGCATATTCGGACGTCAACGCGATGCTGGTGAATCCGGGCCACTCGATCTACACGGCCAACCAGCCCGGCCAGCACCTGCCGGTGGGCACACCGGAGAAGGACGTGATTCGCGGCGAGCTGTTCATGTCGCGGCGCACCGTGTCCGATCAGCGGGTGCTGGCGATCCACTTGCCCAACGGCAGTTCCCTGCTGATCTCCAAGAGTCTGCGGCCCACCGAAGCGGTGATGAGCAAGTTGCGCTTCGTGCTGCTGATGGTTGGTGGCATCGGTGTGGCGGTCGCCGCGGTGGCCGGCGGAATGGTCACGCGGGCGGGACTGCGCCCGGTCGCTCGGCTGACCGCCGCGGCCGAGCGGGTGGCCCGAACCGATGACCTGAGACCCATTCCCGTCTTCGGTAGCGACGAGTTGGCAAGGCTGACAGAGTCTTTCAACCTGATGTTGCGGGCGCTGGCGGAGTCGCGGGAGCGTCAGGCCCGGCTGGTCACCGACGCCGGACACGAATTGCGGACCCCGCTGACCTCGCTGCGCACCAATGTCGAGTTGCTGATGGCGTCGATGGCGCCGGGGGCGCCGCGATTGCCCGAGCAGGAGATGGTCGACCTGCGCGCCGACGTCCTGGCCCAGATCGAGGAATTGTCCACTCTGGTAGGCGACCTGGTGGACCTCACTCGCGGTGATGCGGGGGCGGTGGTGCACGAGCCGGTCGACATGGCCGAGGTCGTTGACCGCAGCCTGGAGCGAGTTCGTCGGCGCCGCAACGACATTCGCTTTGATGTCGAGGTGATTCCTTGGCAGGTCTACGGCGATCCGGCGATGTTGACGCGCGCCACGCTGAACTTGATGGACAACGCGGCGAAATGGAGCCCGCCGGGCGGCCACGTGGGTGTGCGGTTGACCCAGCTCGACCATTCACATGCGGAGTTGGTCGTGTCCGACCACGGACCGGGCATACCCGCGCAGGAACGCCGCCTGGTTTTCGAGCGGTTCTACCGCTCGACGTCGGCACGGGCGATGCCCGGTTCGGGCCTGGGCTTGGCCATCGTCAAACAGGTGGTCCTCAACCACGGTGGCTCGCTGCGCGTCGACGACACGGTCCCGGGTGGCCAACCGCCGGGCACATCGATCTATGTGCTGCTGCCCGGCCGGCGACTGCCGACGGCCGACTACCCGTCGACCCCGTCGGAAACCGGCGGTGCACAGCCCGGTGCTGCACCCGCAGATCGCACCAGCGAGAATGCTGACTCACGGGGTTCGGAGAACGTTATCTCAGTGGATTCTTAG